Proteins encoded by one window of Bacillota bacterium:
- a CDS encoding histidinol-phosphatase HisJ family protein translates to MLVDYHIHVLGHRGGCYTQELLEEYFAAAQAQGIFEIGLADHDEYVTGLDQKTIEEALAPFPRLNVRLGLEISYWPGREKEIEALAYRLDFDYLIGSVHHINNWMFDHPAFKAAYSEWDFTRLYQTYFEIIEKLALCGCFDVVGHFDLIKIFGYRPAGDIIFLALPALMAIREAGLTVEVNTAGLYKPCGEIYPAEGLLAKCYDLNIPVTLGSDAHNSCEVGRDLARARDLLYRIGYRKLATFSRRRRFLNHL, encoded by the coding sequence TTGCTGGTTGACTACCACATTCACGTTCTGGGTCACCGGGGCGGATGTTACACTCAAGAACTTTTAGAAGAGTATTTTGCTGCTGCCCAGGCGCAGGGAATTTTCGAGATCGGCTTAGCCGATCACGATGAATACGTGACAGGCCTGGATCAAAAAACCATCGAGGAGGCATTAGCTCCTTTTCCTCGTTTAAATGTCAGGCTGGGACTGGAGATTAGCTACTGGCCGGGGCGAGAGAAGGAAATAGAGGCTCTCGCGTACCGCCTTGACTTCGACTACTTAATCGGTTCCGTCCACCATATTAACAACTGGATGTTTGATCACCCCGCCTTTAAAGCCGCTTATTCAGAGTGGGATTTTACCCGCCTGTATCAAACTTATTTCGAAATAATTGAAAAACTTGCGTTATGCGGGTGTTTTGATGTTGTCGGGCACTTCGATCTTATTAAAATTTTTGGTTACCGGCCCGCGGGGGATATTATTTTCCTTGCATTACCGGCCCTCATGGCTATCAGGGAAGCCGGTCTTACAGTTGAAGTAAATACCGCCGGACTCTACAAGCCGTGCGGTGAAATTTATCCAGCGGAGGGTTTACTGGCGAAATGCTATGATTTGAATATTCCTGTAACGCTGGGGTCGGATGCTCACAATTCCTGTGAGGTCGGGCGCGACCTGGCCCGCGCCAGGGACCTTCTCTACCGGATCGGTTACCGGAAGCTTGCGACTTTTTCCCGGCGCAGGCGGTTTCTTAATCATTTGTAA
- a CDS encoding RidA family protein, translated as MGKFEQRLKELGIEIPAAPLPRASYVPAIKVNNFIQTAGQLPLLEGKLMYQGKVGKDLTVEEGAAAARLCCLNCLAAIRNLLGNLDFLEQIVMVRGFVNSAPGFSEQALVLDGASQLLKEIFGSSGNHARLAVGVSELPHGAAVELELLAMLTLP; from the coding sequence ATGGGAAAGTTTGAACAACGGCTCAAAGAGCTTGGAATCGAAATTCCGGCGGCGCCCTTACCGCGGGCGAGCTATGTTCCGGCGATAAAAGTAAATAATTTCATCCAAACGGCAGGCCAGCTTCCTCTCCTGGAGGGAAAGCTTATGTACCAGGGAAAGGTGGGAAAGGACTTAACGGTTGAAGAAGGGGCGGCGGCGGCGCGTTTATGTTGTCTGAATTGTCTCGCCGCAATCCGAAATCTCTTGGGAAACCTTGATTTTCTTGAGCAAATTGTCATGGTGAGGGGTTTTGTCAACAGTGCACCAGGGTTTTCTGAGCAAGCCCTTGTTTTGGATGGTGCTTCGCAGCTTCTTAAGGAGATTTTCGGGAGTTCCGGAAACCATGCTCGCCTTGCGGTCGGTGTAAGTGAATTGCCGCATGGGGCTGCCGTAGAATTAGAGCTCCTTGCTATGCTAACACTCCCATGA